TTGGATTCACTAGGTCAGGAAGTCTCCCAGGAACAGATGAACCAGGTCAGCTTTAACGTGTTTCCCAGACATCTCAGGAAGATGTTGAATCAGAGACCGATCTGTTTTTTCAAAGTCCTTGGAATTTGATCTTTACTAACCGTGTAGCATGGGGCATGGCAGAAGATGCTCAGATACGTGGCAAGGACAttctcctctgcctgcagcctAGGTATGTCATTCACAAACGAGAGGGTCGAAGGGGACCACTGGGATGATGGCTCAGTGGTGGCTGAATCTTCAACTTCGTATTCTTCCATCTTCGTGAAGCCTGCAAGACCAAGGGACTTTAAAATGTGGCCCAAGATGGATGTTGTGACTAGCGTGGTTGAAGCCAGGAATGTATTTACCCAATTTGGGTGATTATAATGTGATATTAATAGTACACTGCTtctaaggggagggtatagctcagtggtagagtgcatgcttagcattcacaaggtctggggttcattccccagtatctccattaaaaagaaagaaaggaaaataaaagtacacTACTGCTAACACACTCTTTCTCAAAGATATTTCAGTTCCACATGAACAGATACTTCCTATAAAGTTTTGCAGAATCTTTTGCAGTGATTTTTGTAGGCTGTTGTGCTTAACTGTGGCATTTGGGAACTGGTGCCTGTTTCCTTAGTGAGAGAAGTACTGTCTTAAGTGTCATCACCTCTGCCAAGGCAGTGTTTCCTGTCGTACAGCTCAGTGTTACTTGTTCTGTGATAAACAGCTGGATGATGAATGGATTTTCTAAAAACCTTATCAAGCTGTAATGACTTCCTGAGGTTATAAATGGCTTCTGCATGAAAAGGTTAACTGTGAATCATAAATAACAAAGGCTTCTCAACAGAACCATCTTTCTCTTGTGTGAACATTGTATGTACTGAAATATTATCCATTTATCTTGCTGTTTaatatcattttttctttcttcctccagtAAAAACTGATAGACTTTGGCCATTAATGTAGAAGAAAAAACTATTTCAACCCAGGTGCCCTGTTAAATGTCACAGCTCAATGTTGATGAGTTTTGGTCACTTCCAGTTAGCTTTCTAAAATCCAAAATAGGACCTCCAAGCAGCCCTACTAGCTGTGGTAGGAAAAAGCTGCACTAATTTCATAAACAAGAAAAGGCACTCATTTTATTCCACTTGTCCTTTGGAGGCTGAAGGGAACCTGTTTAATGTCCACTAAGGTCAGGACATGATTGATGGCTCAATGACTGTTGTGTGAGAAATCAAGGAATCTCATGTTAAGATTGGAAGGCTCAGAAAGGGAGGCAGTCTGATGTTGGTTACATTGTGTTTTGGTCAGGAACCTTGGATCAGAAGAGACATATACCCCACTCAGACCAGTTTAAGCCCAAAAGGAATAGCATTGGCTCACATAACTGAAAGCTCAGTTGCCACTCCACACTGAAAATCAAGGCTTCAGGCATGGTTAGATCAAGCAAAGTCATTTGTAGCTTGTCTCTCTCCACACCTCTCAGCCCTGCTCTCTTCTGTGCTGGTGGTTTCTGCAGATGTCTTGACATTGAGACTAACTGAGCTGATTAGGTCACAGGTTGACCCCTGAACTGTGGACTCTTCTGATTAGCCAGACCTGGGTCCTGTGCTCATTACCAGGTTCCAAATTCAGGCCGCTGTGACTTGTGAGTCCTCTGAATGTCCTCGTCTTGATCCTGCTGTTTGGGGATCATGCTCTTGTCAGAGGACCTCACCCAATCACATGGATCAAGGCCTTAGGGAGGTGGTTGGGGACTCACATGCACCCTGGACCCATCTGTAGCACAAGTTGCTGTGGACCCTGTCACCAGGAGTTGACACCCTCTGGGCACCACTCCAAAGGAGACTGaaagcaggagaggggaggcagggcagaACTGCTCACCTAGGAGGAGTTGATGTCTGACCCAAATGTGGCAGATGCCAGGAGCACCAGAAAAGCCCCACTTGTTCCAAAGAGAACTCCCCATCTCCTGGCTGATACCTGAAATTCTACCCCAACTGTCTTGCTTTCACTTTAAGCTCTTGTTAATAAACAAATATCCTTGAGAGTGGAAACACTTTATGTTTTTAATCAGCATTCTTGGTACAAAGGATTAAAACGGAGGTTTTGATAACAAGAGGGAATGAAATTTTCAGGGTTCTGGGAGTCAGGGGTCAAGGAATAAATGGGGTGGGAGGTGAGAAATGACACAGAACATGAAAGAATCTGCCACCTTCCAGCATGTCTGTGGCTGGAGCTGGATGGGACAACGATTTGGGATGCAGGTAGGTGACATGGTGTGTTACTGAGTTGAAGTGATAGCTGAGAGaaagcaagaaggaaggaagcccAGTGGGTGGTGATGGCATCATGGAAGAGCAGTCCAAGAACTAGGTCTTGGAGGATTCAGAGGTGGGGACAGGTAAAGGGCTGAGGTAGGGGGAGGATAATCACAGTGGGGAAACAAACTGAGCAAATGGATGGAGATTGAAACAGATCTCTATGTACTCGTTGTCTTGTTTTTCCAGtgcctgctgtgtaccaggcCACTTTACAGATGGGTTACCTTTCCTTTGttacacaaataatttttttaaattgtaataaaatatatacaacacaaaactgaccattttaaccattttctaAATGTATAGGCCAGTGGCGTTAAGTATATTCACTTTGTTGTGCAAACATCATCACTATccatctccaaaactttttcatcatcccaaactgaaactctgtatccattataGAATAACTCACCATTTCTCCCTTTCTTAGCACCTGGTAGCTACTGTTATACTTTCTGCatctatgaatttgactgttaCAGAATGTGATATAAGTGGACTCATATAATGTGTCATCCTTCTgtatctggcttacttcacttagcataatgccttcaaccATTCATCCATGTGTAacgtatcagaatttcatttctttttaaggctgaataacattccgttgtatgtatatgccacattttgtttatctattcacttGTCAATGAATACTAGGTTGTTACtagcttttggctattgtgaagaatgctgctgtgaacatgggtgtactgTTAAAGTCCCTGCTTTTCTTCATTtgtgtatatacccagaagtgggaattgctggatcatatggtaatgctatgtttaactttttgaagaactgctatactgttttccacagtgactgtaccattttacattctcaacaGCAATGCACCAGGTTTCCAGTTTCTTTACATCCTTAGCAACACTTGGTTTTCTgtttcccccctccttttttcaaaaataatagtcTTCTTAATGGggtgtgaggtagtatctcattgtgattttgattagctccttaatgattagtgatgttgagtatcttttcttgtatttgttgatcatttgtatatcttctttggagagatgtctgttcaaGCCCTGTGCCTATATTTGAATTGAGTTGTTGGGTTGTTTTGTTCTTGTTGAGTtatagaagttctttatatattctggatattaatctatTATCctatatgtgatttgcaaatattttctcaccattgagtatgatgttaactgtggggtTTTTAATGCATGGCCTCTATTATGTTGGGgtagttttcttctattcctaggtttttttttttttttttttttagtgttttatcatgaaaggatgttaaaTTTTGGCAAATTCCTTtcctgcatcaattgagatgatcattttcCCCTCTTCATTCCATTAATAGTTTGTATTAcatgatttttgtatgttgaactatccttgcattTCAAGAATAAGtcctacttggtcatggtgtataatcctttaaaaatacgAATAAATTAAGTTTTCTATTACTTTATTGGAAATTTTTGCCTCAatattcataagaaatattggtctttagttttcttttttttagtatctttgcctggctttggtatcaaggtaatgtTGTGCTTATAGAATGATTTAGGGAGTATTCcttcttcagtttcttaaatgagtttgagaaagattggtgtttgttcttttttaaatgtttgacagaattccccagtgaaaccatctggtctaggacttttctttgttgggcagtttttttgtttttcttttctttttttttactgttgattcagttttcttattatagttctattcagattttctatttcttcatgattcagttttggtaggtttttttctaggaatttttccatttcatctaggttattcaattttttatcatacaattgttcatagtactctcttaggctatattttaatttctgtaggACTAGTAGTAATGTCCCaccacaaataattttttaaacacataccTTCTGTGTGCAAGGCACACTGTGTTAGGTTCTGGAGCCCTATCTCTGAGTAAGACCCCATGTCATCACAGAGCTTATAGTCCAGTGAATTCAAAATGTGATTTAGAGACTAAAGTTGGATAACCTTCCACTTTCAGAATTATATTAACTATATTCTAATTATATTAACTATACACATTCAAAATTATAATAACTAACAATTTAAGATATTGATTCCCAAGCCTCAGTCAGTGAAAGCAAGCCCTTATGATACAATTTTATCAGCCCTTACTTTTTGTTACTACTGTATTCTTGCCAAAGGTCCCTTGTCTCAGTGTATGTGTGGCAGACAATCTTGGAGACAGGAACAACTAGCAACAGTCACTCTAGTCCCACATTACTCTTTTTACCATACATGCTTAAATTTAGGCATGGGGATGggactctcttttcctttttattcagatATGATATCTGTACGATGAGGGCATGAAGTTCACTAGTTTGATGGGTTTTTACATATGTCTAGACCTGTGTAGCCAGGTAGTAGATCAATATAAAATATTGCCATTGCGCATTGCTAGTGTATATGAGACATGAGAAGATTTAGACTCAAAATCTCAGTCTAGCAGCAGTGTAGAGTAAGGAGGGTAAGACGGGCTCCGAGCCTTAGCTGGAGAAAACATCCAAAAATTCTGCTAACTCTGCCAGGAATGGCTCAGATACTCACATATTCTGCAAAATCAGCTTTGGTCTGAGCCCTCCAACAAACTCTGcttgtgcgcgcacacacacaaacacacacgcacgcacacacatgcacatacacacattcattcattcagcatggAATTTTCAGCTTCTGACTTGGTGGAGTAtccaaagataaagaaatcaCTGTCCCTGCCCTTCTAGAGAAGAGCCAGTGTTGCTGCAGCCAAAGGCCCCAGGGCTCACCTTCCGACTTTTCAGACATGGTTGGCAGCAGCTGCTGTACTCCTTATACCCTTTTTCACTCCTCAGAAAATCCTAGCTCTGCTCTCTCGCTCCGTGTCATGGTCATCACTTACTCACCTGAAGTTAGGTCAGGCCTGGGGGTCATCTCTACTCTAACCATCTTGTTCTACTCCTACTACTTCAGCTGTGGCTTCTAGAGCTGCCAGTTTTCTTCTGTGTTCCAGGAATTAGGCCCAATGATGTGGGATCTGAAGGCTATAGGCTAGTCAGCCTGGAGAGAACACCGTTAGGGGGTTAGTTGATTACTAATCTCAGCACTGTAGAGAGGGATTTTATAAGAAGGAAGTGGACTGATTGTTCGTGATCTGTGAAGGAAACAGTAAGATAGGCTCAGGTTAAGAACAGAAAGATGGTATTTGGAATGTAGAAAGAAAATCCTTGTCCAAAGAGTGGCCAGGATGATGCCAGGGgacagcctgcagcccagcagagAGTTTCATGGTTCTCCTGACTTCAGGTGATGGGTGGGGTTGGGCTGGTGTTCTGATCCTACTTACTCAGTGGTTCCATGATTCTATGATGTCACTGAAGAGAGAAGAATGGGGAGCTGGGCTCAGTTCCAGCTGCTccaatttctctctcctctgaatTCTCATAGTttttggggtgaggggaggtgagCTGAGTCCCACGTGTCCCAGCTCAGTCTCCCCTCTAGCCACCTCAGCCCCCATCACATTTATGGAGAGAAATTAACCATTGTGAGTCCACGTCACCAAAACAAGCAGAGCATCTTTTATGAAGCTCATCAAAAGAACAACATTGAAAACATCcttttattcttctgtttctAGAAAACTTAAAGAACAAGAGAACTACATTCAAACTGAGCTGGAAAAGTATATTTGGACAGTCTATGACTGTGAGAGTGGACGAGTCTCCTAGCTACCCTATGAGCTTTGAAACCACAGCATTCACTTTCTTCATCATCCTTCTAATTTGCCTCAGTTGCATCTTCTTTTTATTGGTggtttttttatataaatggtatAAATCCATGCTGATAAATTGGGATCAGCTTTCAAGTCACACTAGCAAATGTATctagaaataatataaaacaatttaaaatagagCAAATAATAATGCTGTAGCTATCTGTTTTTTCCATTTCAGGGTTTTAGAAATGATAATTTCCTGTTTAAAAATGAAGTTCCATTTCAAGCCTTAACATTAAGACCATTcttccttttctgaatttttttattatttattttcagtacCCAAAACGGGGAAGAtgaacagacagagaaaggtcCTTGTACAGATGCTAATGGAGGTGTAGGTTGTACAGCTGCTAATATGGAGGTGGACAATTTAGGAGACCAAGAAAAGTAAGTCTGTATCTTAGCATGTGGTAGAATGCCATTTCTGTGTGTGATAATGGTGGCTAAGatgcatgaatttttaaaaccttgctGATTGATTTTATAGGCCTCCTGTACCCATGAGGCCTGGCATTCTTGTCCAGAGACAGAGTAAAGAGGTGGTGGCCATACCCTTAGGAaatggagaggatgtggaggatgaagaagaagacaaaataaaagagaagcaaAAGCCCAAGACTGCTGGAGAAAACGGTCAGGAGGTGATGATGGGCTTTTCTACTCTCAAGGGGCAGCTTAGAATTTGTCTGATTGAAGAGGAGGTAAATGCCTTGGCTAGGTATAATGAAAGGTGGTCTTGTCTGTAACTTAGGTTTTTGTCTGGAAAGGAGTACAGTGTCCACAGTCATTTAAACCATCTTCTTAGCCTGTTGGTTCATGTTATTAAACAGATTACACATGCCACTCCTGGACACATGCCCCATCTTCATTCTTACATTTGTGTTTGTCTTAATAGTTCCCCTTCACTTTGCTTCACTCAGAATCCTAAAATCTTAGAGGTGGAAGAGACCTTGGAGATCACTTAGGGGGATCCAACTCTCTCATGAATTGTTCAAAGTTACTCCCCCACCAAGGCTGAACTCAAGACCAGACCCCATGTACCTGCTCTATTTCCAGGCTCCTTCTACAGCAGCATGTAAACATTGGCAGGGCCTTCCTGATCTCCATGTTTGGAGCTCCTTAATAAGAACCACTGACATGCCCCAGGACCAGTAGGAGACAGAATGATGGTCCAGGTGGCTCTTGGGTTTGATTGCTTCACAGAGAGAATAACACATCACCAAATGCTATTTGAATAGAGCAGCGTATGCTTTTGTAACCATACGAATCTGAATCAGATCATGATGGTCTTTCATGCTTTCCTCTGTCATTTAGAAATACCTTTGCTGTTTCTCactaaaaatgtacataaaacCTATAGTTTTAAAAGCAGGGCTTGTTGCGTTCATAAATTGATCACTTTAGACCATTTGTCCCGTTCTCTTGCAGGATGACTATTTGCAAAAACCACCCATCCCTGTCACTGGAAGTCCTTCAGCTATTGGTAACCACAAAAGACCCTTAAAAGGAGTGACATTTTCTAGGGAGGTAATTGTTGTGGACCTTGGGAAGGACAACCCTGTAGCTCGAAGCTATACTCGATTacataaagagagaaaatgaagctcagaaaACGCTGAGAGTGAAAGAAATGTAACCTTAGACTAACAGTGAAGTGACTGGGGTACAGAATCATGTTGAAACAACAAAATAATGAGGAATTAAACAAATTCAGATAGTATTTTACCTTTGTGCAGAAAGAAGTGGACTATGTGCAAAATTCTGTAAGTAAAATATCCGGAGCttgaatacagatttttaaaaagtcaaatctgAGTTCAAGAAGTTAATTGTATTAAGTGTCCTTAAAACTCTGTCTACTCAAACACTGTCATAACATGTGAATAAAGTTATTTGTGTTTGTGCAGATATCTTTTAGGTAAATCATGTTCAAGGGGGACTTTGGCAACAGTACAGGTTCTTGATGCTTTGATCACAGGCATTTATGACCAAATAGTATTACCGCTGTCATCATGGAAACTTCCAATAGCTGGGACTAGGGCCTCCTACTACGCAGTTCCCTTTGAACTCAGTCCTGAAACTTTCTTGTACTGATGGCTGCTTTTTAAGATTGACACCAAAACAACTACCATCAGCAACAAAATGCCTGTTACTTTAGGCAAATCCTGAGATGATACTTTTCTTGATTTCAGTagtttaaaatttgcttttcatGTGTGGACTATGACAGTACAGACCAGTACAGCATTTGTAAAATGTGTAAGGGGCTATGAGAGAGGTAAAAAGCAGAAAACATAGCATTTGATTCAGGAGCCTCGCACATTGTCCTGTGTGCAGCATacgcttaataaatgtttgttgaatgattaGGGGAATAAgtgataaaataatttagaatgtGTGCCTGACGCTAACTGGGGAGTGTTGGTGCCCTTTGTAGGGGAGAAGTCCCTGTGGTCTGGAACCATTCCACTGTGGGGCAGAGAAGGGACTTAATGGAATGGAAGGATTGGCTAAGATAAGCAGAGGGAAGAGTGTCTTTCAGATGGCCAAAGGCACAAGCCAAGGCAAAGAGGTGAGAGTGTGTACTGAGTTTGGTGGACACCAGTTAGCTGGAGCCAGGTTGGCCCTGAGGAGCGTTGAGATATAACAGTGAAGTGCAGTGAGGAGTCAGAGTAAGGTGAGTCTCAGGATCCCAGGCTAGAGGTATGGGGTGGAAGATGGGGTAAAGCCATGGGACTGCAGGGGAGGGGTTTACAGAAGTATTCATTCAGAGCCCATGAGATGTCTACAAGCACTTAAAATCTTAATCTTTCACCTGATggtaacattaaaattttaaaaaaaaattttaaattgtggtaaaacacaaATTTACCGTCTTAACCATCTTTAAGTGCACAGTTAAATAATCTTAAGTACACTCACGTTGTACAGCTATCACATCCACCCAAAgaactgttttcattttgcacagctctaactctgtacccattaaacgcTAACTCCTCATTCCCGACCTTCCCAGGCCccagcaaccaccaatctactttccAATCTACTTtgtatctctatgaatttgatgaCTCTAAgcacctcatataagtggaatcacagtaTTCGTCCTCTGTGACTAGCttctttcgcttagcataatgtcctcgaGGTTTatccatgtgtcagaatttccttccttttgaagcCTGAACAATATCCCATTTGTATGTGTAtcccacattttgtttttttgtttatctgttgatGAACGCTTGGGTTGCTTCACCTTTCAtctgttgtgaataatgttgctatgatgGTTTAAAATTTCAATCTAAGAAAATTCAGACTTATCCAGATAAACATTTATAGGTGCGTATTCCCATATATTGGCATGGTTCATTGCCTGTATCTGGATCTGTATTTATGAAACCAAGTTACTCTGTCACAAGCTGACAAGAAAAGAGTAGAGAAGGAATGAATCCATAATGATGCACCTGTGTCGAAGTGAAGGCCAATTTCCTGTGACTGACTGTACTAACTGTGGTTTTGTACAACTTCTAGTAGGGGAAAATGGTGGGAAAATTGGCCATCAGTGCCCATGATGTTACAGGCACACGGAATTCCGGAAAGGCCAGTCAGTGGTGCCACAACCATGGGGTGAGTCAATAGAACAGCAAGAACTAATGGAAAATCAAAACACTAGTAACAACtgggaaggcttttttttttttttaagttttatacttaaatcatttgaaatttacagaagagctgcaagaatagtacaaagaactGTGTGCCTTCACTCAGATTCCCCAGCTAACAGTTtaccacatttgttttctttttctctttccatatatatgtattcagatGTTTTAAGCATTTGATAGAAAGATGCACACATTCTGTGTCATTCAGCCTTAGCACTTCAGCACATTCTTCCTACAGACTGGAACATTCTCCCACATGACCACAAGCTATCCATCAACTAACAGTGATACCTTTGCCATCTAATCAAGAGGGCTCATTCAAAATTTGCCAGTTGTCCCAGTTATATCCCATATAGGTCCAGGATCCAGTTCATGACAATGCTTTCCGTGTAGTTGTCAcgtctctttcttctcttcaatTTGGACCATTCCCTCAGACTTGCTTTGACTTTtctgaccttgacacttttgaaaatTACAGGTCAGGTACTTTGTAGCATGTCCGTCACTGTTGGGTTTGCCTGATATTTCTTCATGATTAGGTTCAGGCCATGTGTCTTTGGCAGGAATGTTCCAGAAGTGATCCTGTGACCTCAGTGCATCACATCA
The sequence above is a segment of the Camelus bactrianus isolate YW-2024 breed Bactrian camel chromosome 15, ASM4877302v1, whole genome shotgun sequence genome. Coding sequences within it:
- the C15H2orf74 gene encoding uncharacterized protein C2orf74 homolog, translating into MSFETTAFTFFIILLICLSCIFFLLVVFLYKCTQNGEDEQTEKGPCTDANGGVGCTAANMEVDNLGDQEKPPVPMRPGILVQRQSKEVVAIPLGNGEDVEDEEEDKIKEKQKPKTAGENGQEDDYLQKPPIPVTGSPSAIGNHKRPLKGVTFSREVIVVDLGKDNPVARSYTRLHKERK